In a single window of the Streptomyces sp. NBC_00094 genome:
- a CDS encoding lipopolysaccharide assembly protein LapB, which yields MRPDTPAAHTAEAERLLRTAAQYPGDQEPLYLQAAAHRELAGDRPGATALYDTLLSSSPANPHLIRALKAANLWEYGHEAEARAIIDGVRRAQPADAAAWEITAETLEAHDELEAAESTLTEAASLLVSSADLPHATQSLITTRHRIRRMLALPHDDWDTLADRLHTAAVPLDELHDPKRLWSLGSSDPAELQAEIARLRSELGTYRTALSRPFPVAVLHWPEAELDELLAAYPELEAEYPTYRAHLTDIEASLRELSQAGTPNLGIVRATVPSYEAFAASESTPPSNADLLPQYATTLAARGRATAWPPARDAACWCGPEATYTECHGDITAP from the coding sequence ATGCGCCCCGACACTCCTGCCGCCCACACCGCCGAAGCCGAGCGCCTGCTGCGCACCGCCGCGCAGTACCCCGGAGACCAGGAACCCCTCTACCTCCAGGCCGCGGCCCACCGGGAACTGGCGGGCGACCGCCCGGGCGCGACGGCCCTCTACGACACGCTCCTCTCCTCTTCCCCCGCGAACCCCCACCTGATCAGGGCGCTGAAGGCGGCGAACCTCTGGGAGTACGGCCACGAGGCCGAGGCCCGGGCGATCATCGACGGCGTCCGGCGCGCCCAGCCGGCGGACGCGGCGGCCTGGGAGATCACGGCGGAGACGCTGGAGGCGCACGACGAACTGGAGGCGGCGGAGTCCACCCTGACGGAGGCGGCGAGCCTCCTGGTCTCCTCCGCGGACCTCCCCCACGCCACCCAGTCCCTGATCACGACCCGCCACAGGATCCGCAGGATGCTGGCACTCCCCCACGACGACTGGGACACCCTGGCGGACCGGCTCCACACGGCGGCGGTCCCCCTGGACGAGCTCCACGACCCGAAGCGCCTCTGGTCGCTGGGCTCCTCCGACCCGGCGGAACTCCAGGCCGAGATCGCCCGCCTCCGCTCGGAACTGGGCACCTACCGCACGGCCCTCTCACGCCCCTTCCCGGTCGCGGTCCTGCACTGGCCGGAAGCGGAACTCGACGAGCTTCTGGCGGCGTACCCGGAACTGGAAGCCGAGTACCCCACGTACCGAGCCCACCTCACCGACATCGAGGCCTCCCTCCGCGAACTGTCCCAGGCGGGCACCCCCAACCTGGGCATCGTCCGAGCGACGGTCCCCTCCTACGAAGCCTTCGCCGCCTCGGAATCCACGCCTCCGTCGAACGCGGACCTGCTCCCCCAGTACGCGACGACCTTGGCGGCCCGAGGCCGCGCAACGGCCTGGCCGCCGGCCCGCGACGCGGCTTGCTGGTGCGGCCCGGAGGCTACGTACACGGAGTGCCACGGGGATATCACCGCCCCCTAA
- a CDS encoding fumarylacetoacetate hydrolase family protein has translation MKLLRVGPPGAERPALLDQDGTLRDLSALVDDIDGSLLADASALDRIRAAAGAGVLPALDAAGLRVGPPLGRIGKVVCIGLNYHGHAAEIGAATPAEPVVFLKAADTVVGPDDTVLVPRGSVKTDWEVELAIVIGRTARYLETDEQALAHVAGYAVAHDVSEREWQIERGGTWDKGKNCETFNPLGPWLVTADEVPDPQALSLRLWVNGELKQDGHTSDQIFPVAEVVRYVSRFMTLYPGDIINTGTPAGVAMGQPEPKPYLRPGDVVELEVEGLGRQRQELKGA, from the coding sequence ATGAAGCTGCTGCGTGTCGGCCCACCGGGAGCCGAGCGTCCCGCCCTGCTCGACCAGGACGGAACGCTCCGCGACCTGTCCGCGCTGGTCGACGACATCGACGGCAGTCTGCTCGCCGACGCCTCCGCGCTCGACCGGATCCGGGCCGCGGCCGGGGCCGGCGTGCTGCCCGCGCTCGACGCCGCCGGGCTGCGCGTCGGCCCGCCGCTCGGCCGGATCGGCAAGGTCGTGTGCATCGGGCTGAACTACCACGGCCACGCCGCCGAGATCGGCGCGGCCACCCCCGCCGAGCCCGTCGTCTTCCTCAAGGCCGCCGACACCGTCGTCGGCCCGGACGACACCGTGCTCGTACCGCGCGGCTCGGTGAAGACCGACTGGGAGGTGGAGCTCGCGATCGTCATCGGCCGCACCGCCCGCTACCTGGAGACCGACGAGCAGGCCCTCGCGCACGTCGCCGGCTACGCGGTCGCCCACGACGTCTCCGAGCGCGAGTGGCAGATCGAGCGCGGCGGCACCTGGGACAAGGGCAAGAACTGCGAGACCTTCAACCCGCTCGGCCCCTGGCTCGTCACCGCCGACGAGGTGCCGGACCCGCAGGCCCTCTCCCTCCGCCTCTGGGTCAACGGCGAACTCAAGCAGGACGGTCACACCTCCGACCAGATCTTCCCGGTCGCGGAAGTCGTCCGGTACGTCAGCCGGTTCATGACCCTGTACCCCGGCGACATCATCAACACCGGCACGCCCGCAGGCGTCGCCATGGGGCAGCCGGAGCCCAAGCCGTACCTGCGCCCCGGCGACGTCGTCGAGCTGGAGGTCGAGGGGCTCGGTCGGCAGCGGCAGGAACTCAAGGGCGCCTGA
- a CDS encoding class E sortase, giving the protein MRGRVRERVPVVVQARGRRRTGARVLWVCAETVVTCGVLVLLLVVHQLWWTNQQARAEAREQVSVLEREWEISPPVNDVNDAGDAAEVADVTAEPEDLAGEPGEPGDVVGEGGGPSRGAGASSSSAAPSSSFTPPAADSRAFAVLRIPRLGLTAPVAHGVSKRSVLDKGYVGHYPGTAGPGLPGNFALAGHRNTHGEPFRYINRLREGDRITVRTRERTYTYRVDQVLPQTAPRDVGVIRAVPRSLVKPSYGYSGPGSYLTLTTCTPEFSSAYRLVVWAKLISAVSPGRG; this is encoded by the coding sequence GTGCGGGGCAGGGTGCGGGAGCGAGTGCCGGTCGTCGTCCAGGCGCGTGGGCGGCGTCGTACGGGTGCCCGCGTGCTGTGGGTGTGTGCCGAGACCGTCGTCACCTGCGGGGTTCTCGTGCTTCTCCTCGTCGTGCACCAGCTCTGGTGGACCAACCAGCAGGCCCGTGCCGAGGCCCGTGAGCAGGTGAGCGTTCTGGAGCGGGAGTGGGAGATCTCTCCCCCCGTGAACGATGTGAACGATGCGGGCGATGCGGCCGAGGTGGCTGATGTGACGGCTGAGCCTGAGGACCTCGCCGGGGAGCCCGGGGAGCCCGGGGATGTCGTCGGGGAGGGCGGTGGGCCTTCTCGGGGGGCCGGCGCTTCGTCCTCGTCCGCCGCCCCCTCCTCGTCGTTCACCCCGCCCGCCGCCGACTCCCGCGCCTTCGCCGTCCTCCGTATCCCCCGCCTCGGGCTCACCGCCCCCGTCGCCCACGGCGTCTCCAAGCGGTCCGTCCTCGACAAGGGGTACGTCGGCCACTACCCCGGCACCGCCGGCCCCGGCCTCCCCGGGAACTTCGCGCTCGCCGGGCACCGCAACACCCACGGCGAGCCCTTCCGGTACATCAACCGGCTCCGCGAGGGCGACCGCATCACCGTGCGGACCCGGGAGCGTACGTACACCTACCGCGTCGACCAGGTCCTGCCGCAGACCGCTCCCCGTGACGTCGGCGTCATCCGGGCCGTTCCGCGGTCCCTCGTCAAGCCCTCCTACGGGTACTCCGGCCCCGGTTCCTATCTCACCCTCACGACCTGCACGCCCGAGTTCAGCAGCGCCTACCGGCTCGTCGTCTGGGCGAAGCTCATCTCGGCCGTCTCCCCAGGACGAGGGTGA
- a CDS encoding helix-turn-helix domain-containing protein: MSSMALGKDYVHQQCSIARALEVVGERWTLLVVRDAFYGVRRYNDFLVHLGIPRAVLAARLQALVEAGVLDRRRYQESPPRDEYVLTERGLALWPVLRALGAWGLAEAAGAVPVRHFHHADCGTELGPYGECPACRVPVPPADVEMRPGAGLDRDPADPVGRALLRPRRLLVPVVPSDVGNS; this comes from the coding sequence ATGAGTTCCATGGCTCTCGGCAAGGACTACGTCCACCAGCAGTGCTCCATCGCGCGCGCCCTTGAAGTCGTCGGCGAGCGCTGGACCCTCCTCGTCGTCCGTGACGCCTTCTACGGCGTCCGCCGCTACAACGACTTCCTCGTCCACCTCGGCATCCCCCGTGCCGTCCTCGCAGCCCGCCTCCAGGCCCTCGTCGAGGCCGGCGTCCTCGACCGGCGCCGCTACCAGGAGTCGCCCCCGCGCGACGAGTACGTGCTCACCGAGCGCGGCCTCGCCCTCTGGCCCGTCCTGCGCGCGCTCGGCGCCTGGGGCCTCGCCGAGGCCGCCGGAGCCGTACCGGTACGCCACTTCCACCACGCCGACTGCGGCACCGAACTCGGCCCGTACGGCGAATGCCCCGCCTGCCGCGTCCCCGTGCCGCCCGCCGACGTCGAGATGCGGCCCGGCGCCGGGCTCGACCGGGACCCCGCGGATCCGGTCGGCCGCGCCCTGCTGCGACCCCGGCGACTCCTCGTTCCCGTGGTCCCCTCGGACGTCGGGAACTCCTGA
- a CDS encoding choice-of-anchor A family protein, translated as MEQITHDRRPARRRLAVIAAATVGATALVGALAVNGFADPLPGGLGPCLPGKCPPDGYPGINSGAVVYRDNNINIFVGGDFLVREAAAEAEGKVVVLGGFDQNKRAGVSSVYNVGIVGAGSRIPPDDGTDFLTVGKDLTVASGQSLLAEEGDVKGVVRYGGVLSGTVTPAPVHDTAAADRYTALRGQLTDASQCYAYVDGASRTPTGTAENNGTETLFTGDGTSALQVFTVDFDLESASGGQQGITFAGIPDDATVLVNVLGADRTVDTYIAGLPDGLRDRVLWNFPDATAITFEGTAQFAGSVLIGNQASTATITMPGTNGRFFTTGNLTHSSEATGGGGQEMHAYPFNGDLPNCTDPTPTPTPTDPTPTPTDPTPTPTDPTPTPTDPTPTPTPTDPTPTPTDPTPTPTDPTPTPTDPTPTPTDPTTGGSTGGSTGGWTGGSTGGDSGGGDSGGHGDTGGYGDSGGNHGPNGELPETGAGTGKIVMGVTAVGLALGGGILVTVSRRRRRSRTS; from the coding sequence ATGGAACAAATCACGCATGATCGGCGGCCCGCCCGGCGCCGCCTCGCCGTCATCGCCGCCGCCACGGTCGGAGCCACCGCCCTGGTCGGTGCGCTGGCCGTCAACGGCTTCGCCGATCCGCTCCCCGGCGGCCTCGGCCCCTGCCTGCCGGGCAAGTGCCCGCCCGACGGCTACCCCGGCATCAACAGCGGCGCCGTCGTCTACCGCGACAACAACATCAACATCTTCGTGGGGGGCGACTTCCTCGTCCGTGAGGCCGCGGCCGAGGCCGAGGGCAAGGTCGTCGTCCTCGGGGGCTTCGACCAGAACAAGCGTGCCGGCGTCTCCAGCGTCTACAACGTCGGCATCGTCGGCGCCGGCTCACGCATCCCGCCCGACGACGGCACCGACTTCCTCACCGTCGGCAAGGACCTCACGGTGGCCTCCGGCCAGAGCCTTCTCGCCGAGGAGGGCGACGTCAAGGGCGTCGTACGGTACGGGGGCGTGCTCTCCGGGACGGTGACCCCCGCCCCGGTCCACGACACCGCGGCCGCCGACCGGTACACCGCCCTCCGGGGGCAGCTCACCGACGCGAGCCAGTGCTACGCCTACGTGGACGGCGCCTCCCGCACCCCCACCGGCACCGCCGAGAACAACGGCACCGAGACCCTCTTCACCGGCGACGGCACCTCGGCGCTCCAGGTCTTCACCGTCGACTTCGACCTGGAGTCGGCGAGCGGCGGGCAGCAGGGCATCACCTTCGCAGGCATCCCGGACGACGCGACCGTCCTCGTCAACGTCCTCGGCGCGGACCGCACCGTCGACACCTACATCGCCGGGTTGCCGGACGGACTGCGCGACCGCGTCCTGTGGAACTTCCCGGACGCGACGGCGATCACGTTCGAGGGCACCGCCCAGTTCGCGGGCAGCGTGCTCATCGGCAACCAGGCCAGTACGGCGACGATCACGATGCCGGGCACGAACGGCCGCTTCTTCACCACCGGGAACCTGACGCACTCCTCGGAGGCCACCGGCGGCGGTGGCCAGGAGATGCACGCCTACCCGTTCAACGGCGACCTTCCGAACTGCACGGATCCCACGCCGACCCCGACCCCTACCGACCCGACCCCGACGCCGACGGATCCCACGCCGACGCCGACCGATCCGACCCCGACCCCGACGGATCCCACGCCGACGCCGACCCCGACCGACCCCACCCCGACGCCGACCGATCCGACGCCGACCCCGACGGATCCGACCCCCACGCCGACCGACCCGACCCCCACACCCACCGACCCCACCACCGGCGGCTCGACGGGCGGTTCGACCGGTGGCTGGACCGGTGGTTCGACCGGCGGGGACTCGGGCGGCGGTGACAGCGGCGGTCACGGTGACACCGGCGGTTACGGCGACTCCGGCGGCAACCACGGCCCCAACGGCGAGCTCCCCGAAACCGGCGCCGGCACGGGGAAGATCGTCATGGGCGTCACCGCCGTCGGACTCGCCCTCGGCGGCGGGATCCTCGTGACCGTCAGCCGCCGCCGTCGCCGGAGTCGTACGAGCTGA
- a CDS encoding ROK family transcriptional regulator: protein MYARGLGGVNVPALRSHNAALVLDLLRTAGETGISRLELAERTGLTPQAVSKITARLRAEGLAAEAGHRASTGGKPRTVLRLVPSAGYAVGVHLDRDELTTLLTDLAGTVVASRRRPVDLGAGAEAVLDAVTEEVRALLADGPGDAPAPAPVVGVGLAMPGPLDHRAGVPGRVTGFPSWDGYPVRDELARRLGLAVVLDKDTNAAALGLALRPAAPGSFAYVHLGTGLGAGLVLGGAPLRGDRTGAGELGHQTVQLDGPPCDCGGRGCLEVLCLAAVARGELAEAARILGAGAANLVRLLDIDQVLLGGRVVLGAPEVFADGVREVLAGLGLPTPVAVATDPRAVAVAGGAAWLVLAPIFGQ, encoded by the coding sequence ATGTATGCGAGGGGTCTTGGCGGCGTGAACGTGCCGGCGTTGCGCAGCCACAACGCGGCGCTCGTGCTCGATCTGCTGCGGACGGCGGGGGAGACGGGGATCAGCCGTCTGGAGCTGGCCGAGCGGACCGGGCTCACCCCGCAGGCCGTCAGCAAGATCACCGCCAGGCTCCGGGCCGAGGGCCTCGCCGCCGAGGCGGGCCACCGCGCCTCGACGGGTGGCAAGCCCCGCACGGTCCTGCGCCTGGTGCCCTCCGCCGGGTACGCGGTCGGTGTCCACCTCGACCGCGACGAGCTGACGACCCTCCTGACGGACCTCGCGGGCACGGTCGTGGCGTCACGCCGCAGGCCGGTGGACCTGGGGGCGGGCGCGGAAGCGGTCCTGGACGCGGTGACGGAGGAGGTCCGGGCGCTGCTGGCGGACGGGCCGGGAGACGCCCCGGCCCCCGCCCCCGTCGTCGGAGTCGGCCTCGCCATGCCCGGGCCGCTGGACCACCGGGCCGGGGTGCCCGGGCGCGTGACCGGTTTCCCCTCCTGGGACGGGTATCCGGTACGGGACGAGCTGGCCCGGCGCCTCGGGCTGGCCGTCGTCCTCGACAAGGACACGAACGCCGCCGCCCTCGGCCTCGCCCTGCGGCCCGCCGCACCCGGCTCCTTCGCCTACGTCCACCTCGGTACGGGGCTCGGCGCCGGCCTCGTCCTCGGCGGCGCGCCGCTGCGCGGGGACCGGACGGGGGCGGGCGAGCTCGGTCACCAGACCGTCCAGCTCGACGGGCCCCCGTGCGACTGCGGAGGGCGCGGCTGCCTGGAGGTCCTCTGCCTCGCTGCGGTCGCGCGCGGCGAGCTCGCCGAGGCCGCGCGGATCCTCGGCGCGGGCGCGGCCAACCTCGTACGACTCCTCGACATCGACCAGGTCCTGCTGGGCGGGCGGGTGGTGCTCGGCGCGCCGGAGGTGTTCGCCGACGGGGTGCGGGAGGTGCTCGCGGGGCTCGGGCTCCCGACACCGGTCGCGGTGGCCACGGACCCGCGGGCGGTGGCGGTCGCGGGGGGAGCGGCATGGCTGGTTCTCGCTCCGATCTTCGGACAATAG
- a CDS encoding MFS transporter, with translation MPQLTTTTRTRTPSPARARAPRPSTALAVTGAATAVALMNYTAPMLTLPETAAAFGTPASARAWLLNGTPLGLAVLLLVAGGLADAHGRRRVFLLGTLALGVTTGLGAFADSTLTFTLARIAQGAASAAVLAGSLGLLADAYPSGRDRIRATGIWGASVSGGIALGPLLAGALSLVDWRLAYEVLGLAALAIAATGARTLGPDATRGPRQTRPDLPGALTLGAALASLLTALTLGRDGWLRAPVGLLLLAAVGLTAAFVAVEHRSRTPMVDPALLRRPAFLASTLGALFTGLAVIGLFSVVPTLLQSGAGMSPLGAAWLFVLWSGTAFAVALQARRLAGRLSAAYQLTVGFTLSAAGVLALLGGLEGPWPRLLPGLLVAGAGSGLLNAALPRLAVDSVPPERAAMGSGANNTARYIGSSAGVALTLALTTTGPDTALAVSAGLSLTGAALTLVLGRRPR, from the coding sequence ATGCCCCAGCTCACCACCACCACCCGCACCCGCACTCCCTCCCCCGCACGCGCGCGTGCCCCCCGTCCCTCGACCGCGCTCGCCGTCACCGGCGCCGCCACGGCCGTCGCGCTGATGAACTACACGGCCCCGATGCTCACGCTCCCCGAGACGGCCGCCGCCTTCGGGACGCCGGCCTCGGCCCGGGCCTGGCTGCTCAACGGCACGCCGCTCGGCCTCGCCGTCCTCCTCCTGGTGGCCGGCGGCCTCGCCGACGCGCACGGGCGGCGCCGGGTCTTCCTCCTCGGCACCCTCGCCCTCGGCGTCACCACCGGCCTCGGAGCCTTCGCCGACTCCACGCTCACCTTCACTCTGGCGCGGATCGCCCAGGGCGCGGCGAGCGCGGCCGTCCTCGCGGGCAGTCTGGGCCTGCTGGCCGACGCGTACCCCTCGGGCCGCGACCGGATCAGGGCCACCGGGATCTGGGGCGCGTCGGTGAGCGGCGGCATCGCTCTCGGCCCACTGCTCGCGGGCGCGCTGAGCCTCGTGGACTGGCGCCTGGCGTACGAGGTGCTGGGGCTCGCCGCCCTGGCGATCGCGGCGACGGGCGCGCGCACGCTCGGCCCGGACGCGACACGGGGGCCACGACAGACGCGCCCGGACCTCCCCGGCGCCCTCACGCTCGGAGCGGCCCTGGCGTCACTCCTCACCGCGCTCACCCTCGGCCGGGACGGCTGGCTGCGGGCGCCGGTGGGCCTCCTGCTCCTGGCGGCCGTCGGGCTGACGGCGGCCTTCGTGGCGGTCGAACACCGGAGCCGTACGCCCATGGTCGACCCGGCGCTCCTACGCCGGCCCGCGTTCCTGGCGTCGACGCTCGGGGCGCTGTTCACGGGCCTGGCGGTGATCGGCCTGTTCAGCGTGGTGCCCACACTGCTCCAGAGCGGGGCGGGGATGTCGCCGCTGGGGGCGGCCTGGCTGTTCGTGCTCTGGTCGGGCACCGCGTTCGCGGTGGCGCTCCAGGCGCGCCGCCTGGCGGGCCGGCTGTCCGCCGCGTACCAACTGACCGTGGGCTTCACCCTGTCGGCGGCGGGCGTCCTGGCCCTGCTGGGCGGCCTGGAAGGCCCCTGGCCGCGTCTCCTCCCGGGCCTGCTCGTGGCGGGCGCGGGCAGCGGTCTGCTGAACGCGGCGCTGCCCCGCCTCGCCGTCGACTCCGTACCGCCGGAGCGGGCGGCGATGGGTTCGGGCGCCAACAACACGGCCCGCTACATCGGTTCGTCGGCGGGAGTGGCCCTGACGCTGGCACTGACGACGACGGGCCCGGACACGGCGCTCGCGGTCTCGGCGGGCCTGTCCCTGACCGGCGCCGCGCTCACCCTCGTCCTGGGGAGACGGCCGAGATGA
- a CDS encoding Gfo/Idh/MocA family oxidoreductase — protein sequence MTGTDPRTPRTPLRVGLVGYGLAGSVFHAPLIAASEDLVLAAVTTGNPERAAEARAAHPGVRVAAAPEELWERGADALDLIVVASPNKTHVPVATAALEAGLPVVVDKPLAGTAAEARGLAALAEERGLLLSVFQNRRWDNDFLTLRHLLAEDALGEVQRFESRFERWRPQLKGGWRESGAPEEIGGLLYDLGSHVVDQALVLFGPAVSVYAESDVRRPGASADDDTFLAVTHANGVRSHLYVSATTAQLGPRFRVLGQRAGFVKYGLDPQEAALREGLRPVPGTVWGTEPEQLWGRLGAGESPATGGGTPVPSLPGDYPAYYAAVAAALRGTGENPVTAHEAAAALDVLEAARRSAREGITVTL from the coding sequence ATGACTGGCACCGACCCCCGTACCCCGCGCACCCCCCTCCGCGTCGGACTCGTCGGCTACGGCCTCGCGGGCTCCGTCTTCCACGCCCCGCTCATCGCCGCCTCCGAGGACCTCGTCCTCGCCGCCGTCACCACCGGCAACCCCGAGCGGGCCGCCGAGGCCCGCGCCGCCCACCCGGGCGTACGGGTCGCGGCCGCCCCCGAGGAGCTGTGGGAGCGGGGGGCGGACGCGCTCGACCTGATCGTCGTCGCCTCCCCCAACAAGACGCACGTCCCGGTCGCCACCGCCGCCCTGGAGGCCGGCCTCCCGGTCGTCGTCGACAAGCCGCTCGCCGGGACCGCAGCCGAGGCGCGCGGCCTCGCGGCCCTCGCCGAGGAGCGGGGCCTGCTGCTCTCGGTCTTCCAGAACCGCCGCTGGGACAACGACTTCCTGACCCTCCGCCACCTCCTCGCCGAGGACGCGCTCGGCGAGGTCCAGCGCTTCGAGTCCCGCTTCGAGCGGTGGCGCCCGCAGCTCAAGGGCGGCTGGCGGGAGTCGGGCGCGCCCGAGGAGATCGGCGGGCTCCTCTACGACCTGGGCAGCCACGTCGTCGACCAGGCCCTCGTGCTCTTCGGCCCGGCGGTCTCCGTGTACGCCGAGTCGGACGTGCGCCGCCCGGGCGCCTCCGCCGACGACGACACCTTCCTCGCGGTCACGCACGCGAACGGGGTCCGCTCCCATCTGTACGTGAGCGCCACCACCGCCCAGCTCGGCCCCCGCTTCCGGGTGCTCGGGCAGCGCGCGGGCTTCGTGAAGTACGGGCTCGACCCGCAGGAGGCCGCTCTGCGCGAGGGGCTGCGACCGGTGCCCGGCACGGTCTGGGGCACGGAGCCGGAGCAGCTGTGGGGCCGGCTCGGCGCCGGGGAGTCCCCGGCGACCGGCGGCGGCACCCCGGTGCCGTCGCTGCCCGGCGACTACCCGGCGTACTACGCGGCCGTCGCCGCCGCCCTGCGCGGCACCGGCGAGAACCCGGTCACCGCACACGAGGCCGCCGCCGCGCTCGACGTCCTGGAGGCGGCGCGCCGGTCGGCCCGCGAGGGAATCACGGTGACCCTGTGA
- a CDS encoding heme-degrading domain-containing protein, with the protein MSEIPELEAQEARLVLPRFTYEDAWTLGTLLVDLARERRAPVAIDIRRGAQQLFHCALPGSSADNDAWIDRKRRVVERYGVSSFLVGARFRAKGTTFEASSRLDPDRYAAHGGSFPVAVEGAGVVGSVTVSGLPQAEDHALVVEALGLLLSSYDSGDGGG; encoded by the coding sequence GTGAGCGAGATCCCCGAACTGGAGGCGCAGGAGGCCCGCCTGGTCCTCCCCCGCTTCACGTACGAGGACGCCTGGACGCTCGGCACCCTCCTCGTCGACCTGGCCCGGGAGCGCCGGGCGCCCGTCGCGATCGACATCCGGCGGGGCGCGCAGCAGCTGTTCCACTGCGCGCTGCCGGGGTCGAGCGCGGACAACGACGCCTGGATCGACCGGAAGCGGCGGGTCGTCGAGCGGTACGGCGTGAGCTCGTTCCTGGTCGGCGCCAGGTTCCGCGCGAAGGGGACGACGTTCGAGGCCTCCTCGCGCCTCGACCCCGACCGGTACGCCGCGCACGGCGGTTCGTTCCCGGTCGCGGTCGAGGGCGCGGGGGTGGTCGGCTCGGTCACGGTCTCGGGGCTGCCGCAGGCCGAGGACCACGCCCTGGTCGTCGAGGCGCTGGGGCTGCTGCTCAGCTCGTACGACTCCGGCGACGGCGGCGGCTGA
- a CDS encoding DUF6412 domain-containing protein, whose product MTVRTLLLRVLAPLFFLVALADLLLSDGASVSAAVVLAATTVVCGLIGARTAPVVPSTRVRTAIRDRERRTAFLPQRDPDAAGRRRPRAPGRPLPTAA is encoded by the coding sequence ATGACCGTCAGGACCCTGCTCCTGCGCGTGCTCGCGCCGCTCTTCTTCCTCGTCGCCCTCGCCGACCTGCTCCTCTCCGACGGTGCGAGCGTCTCCGCCGCCGTCGTCCTCGCCGCGACCACCGTCGTCTGCGGCCTGATCGGCGCCCGTACGGCCCCGGTCGTCCCCTCCACCCGCGTCCGTACGGCGATACGCGACCGCGAGCGGCGCACCGCCTTCCTGCCGCAGCGCGATCCCGACGCCGCGGGCCGCCGCAGACCCCGAGCTCCCGGCCGTCCCCTCCCGACGGCCGCGTAG
- a CDS encoding membrane protein insertase YidC: MSVFASLVERLADLLQPLFATTATAAAIVLFTMLVRLAIHPLSRAAARGQKARTRIAPQLAALRKKHAKNPERLQKAVLELHAKEKVSPFAGILPSLLQAPAFFLMYHLFSGDRMAGHTLFAAPLGDHWADALAHGGVLGPAGRVYLVLFAIVTAVAAFTYRRTKQQLAAQPLDLGQPTPGAGAIAKVMPLLSFATLITVAVVPLAAALYIVTSTTWSAVERALLFREKEAPEALATHA, encoded by the coding sequence TTGTCCGTTTTCGCTTCCCTGGTCGAGCGGCTCGCCGACCTGCTCCAGCCGCTCTTCGCCACCACCGCCACGGCGGCCGCGATCGTCCTCTTCACGATGCTCGTACGCCTCGCGATCCACCCGCTGTCCCGGGCGGCGGCCCGCGGTCAGAAGGCCCGCACCCGGATCGCCCCGCAGCTCGCCGCCCTTCGCAAGAAGCACGCCAAGAACCCCGAGCGACTCCAGAAGGCGGTCCTGGAGCTGCACGCCAAGGAGAAGGTCTCGCCCTTCGCCGGCATCCTGCCCAGCCTCCTCCAGGCACCCGCGTTCTTCCTCATGTACCACCTGTTCTCCGGCGACCGCATGGCCGGACACACGCTCTTCGCCGCCCCGCTCGGCGACCACTGGGCCGATGCCCTCGCCCACGGCGGTGTCCTCGGACCGGCGGGGCGGGTCTATCTCGTCCTCTTCGCGATCGTCACCGCCGTGGCCGCCTTCACCTACCGCCGTACCAAGCAGCAGCTCGCGGCCCAGCCCCTCGACCTGGGGCAGCCCACGCCCGGCGCGGGCGCGATCGCCAAGGTGATGCCGCTGCTCTCCTTCGCCACCCTCATCACGGTCGCCGTCGTCCCCCTCGCCGCCGCCCTCTACATCGTCACCAGCACCACCTGGAGCGCCGTCGAGCGGGCCCTCCTCTTCCGGGAGAAGGAGGCGCCCGAGGCCCTTGCTACTCATGCGTAA